Proteins from one Triticum aestivum cultivar Chinese Spring chromosome 7A, IWGSC CS RefSeq v2.1, whole genome shotgun sequence genomic window:
- the LOC123147507 gene encoding uncharacterized protein isoform X1, giving the protein MAPQRRAPGDPPPVYGPMEERFSVEINHAGLFCGSGMNKAYFDGRVDHFDGCEVETWSPLWIYHFVGQLGHDPARVELYWLLPGKHLHDGLRIIQSDADTLMMSVVVPKFQYFQLYVDQKYLSDDIYVIGSPTLPVVLSPRTEINVPIFCDDAASPNSRRRCKVKAVKGNLQNCFSPNTKGSGDKDKDDSDDSDSNYGDNLVDSDNEFDKDDDDLFA; this is encoded by the exons ATGGCCCCACAGCGGCGTGCCCCCGGCGATCCCCCACCAGTGTACG GACCGATGGAAGAGCGATTCTCTGTAGAGATTAATCACGCTGGTCTGTTTTGCGGTTCTGGAATGAACAAGGCATATTTCGATGGCCGGGTTGATCACTTTGATGGTTGTGAGGTAGAAACCTGGTCTCCATTGTGGATATATCATTTTGTGGGGCAGCTTGGGCATGATCCAGCTAGGGTGGAGTTGTACTGGTTACTTCCTGGAAAACATTTGCATGATGGGCTTCGCATAATTCAGAGTGATGCTGATACTCTGATGATGAGTGTCGTTGTTCCCAAATTTCAGTATTTCCAACTGTATGTGGACCAAAAATATTTATCGGATGATATCTATGTAATTGGCTCTCCAACATTGCCAGTGGTTCTTAGCCCTCGAACAGAGATAAACGTGCCAATATTTTGTGATGATGCTGCCAGCCCAAATAGTAGGCGAAGGTGCAAGGTCAAAGCAGTCAAGGGAAATTTGCAAAACTGTTTCTCACCCAATACAAAAGGCAGTGGAGATAAAGATAAGGATGACTCGGATGACAGTGATAGCAATTATGGCGACAATTTGGTTGACTCGGATAATGAATTCGACAAGGATGATGATGATCTCTTCGCATAG
- the LOC123151019 gene encoding uncharacterized protein, whose amino-acid sequence MPADAKPRALLLVRPLLLLSIPFLSLLLLYGYSSSSAPPLPDAAAARASPPNPHIRMRRGAAFRSYDDYLRHQLNKTLDPRLRRVWATRDWRRKVDAFARAFRALQAEGLLSNASRALCVGARLGQEVAALRLVGVSDAVGIDLAPAPPLVVRGDFHAQPFADAAFDFEFSNVFDHALYPDRFVAEIERTLRPGGVAVLHVAVHRRGDKYSANDLLDVHGLLALFRRSEVVRVSKVDAFGLDTEVVLRKKRSP is encoded by the coding sequence ATGCCCGCCGATGCCAAGCCccgcgccctcctcctcgtccgcccgctcctcctcctctcgatccccttcctctccctcctcctcctctacggctactcctcctcctcggcccctcccctccccgacgccgcggccgcccgcgcctccccgcccaACCCGCACATCCGCATGCGCCGCGGCGCCGCCTTCCGCTCCTACGACGACTACCTGCGCCACCAGCTCAACAAGACCCTCGACCcgcgcctccgccgcgtctgggcCACCCGCGACTGGCGCCGCAAGGTCGACGCCTTCGCGCGCGCCTTCCGGGCCCTCCAGGCCGAGGGCCTCCTCTCCAACGCCTCCCGCGCGCTCTGCGTCGGCGCGCGCCTCGGCCAGGAGGTCGCCGCGCTGCGCCTCGTCGGCGTCTCCGACGCCGTCGGCATCGACCTCGCCCCGGCGCCGCCGCTCGTCGTCAGGGGCGACTTCCACGCGCAGCCCTTCGCCGACGCCGCCTTCGACTTCGAGTTCTCCAACGTCTTCGACCACGCGCTCTACCCGGACCGCTTCGTCGCCGAGATCGAGCGCACGCTGCGCCCGGGCGGCGTCGCCGTGCTGCACGTCGCGGTGCACCGCCGCGGGGACAAGTACTCCGCCAACGACCTGCTCGACGTCCACGGCCTGCTCGCGCTCTTCCGGCGGTCGGAGGTGGTCAGGGTCTCCAAGGTCGACGCCTTCGGCCTGGACACCGAGGTCGTCCTCCGCAAGAAGAGGTCACCCTAG